Below is a window of Littorina saxatilis isolate snail1 linkage group LG2, US_GU_Lsax_2.0, whole genome shotgun sequence DNA.
ATGACTGTATTTTATTTTCGGTAACAATCCACCTTTTTGCAAGACGAGGTATGtctttttctttaaaacaaTAGTTGCttatgttattgtttgtgttgttgatgctgGACTAATAAACAACAGTATCTGTTTAAAACCTTCATGAACAgtgtgtattgtgtaaacagggAGTGACTGCAAGCGAGtattgtgctctctctctctctctctctcgctctcgctctcgctctctgtgtgtgtgtgtgtgctatttttttccgcaaatatgttcttgctctctctctctctctctctctctctctctctctctctctctctctctctcccgctctctccctctgtgtgtgtgtgtgctattttttTCCGCAAATATGTTCTTCAAAAGATTATGCAGTGTCTGAAGCATCAATATAAACTTTATAAGCTCACAgctgaaaagaacacttccttactagtacgaaaccaaatgacaaactatcaatcaatcaatcaatcaatagaatttatttccaaaatgcaaaagcacatgattttgttttaaatgttgcagtaaatcatatatccacgtccacactcacattcacacccaAATTGTCACAGCATAAGAAACATGGTTAAATACTATTTGCACAACCGACTATCAATTTGAATACAACAcagcttcataagaactgctcaaacaaggaccaataaaagagaaaactgaagactgtggccttaatcttacaagtttgaagttaaaaaaagttttgcaaacaatacatgtgaaagaatgctgttatgcctgaatattaaaaaaaaagttagtgttcccagaaacttttattatatatattatatattcagACAAGGTTTTTGGGAACGTGGATATGGGGACCTTATTatgttttcatatatatatttaaatcctacaaataacattttccagaatgtatttttgactcacatgcgaagcaaaagtgagtctatgtactcacccgagtcgtccgtccgtccgtcccccccccgtccggacgtccgtccgtccgtccggaaaactttaacgttggatatttcttggacactattcagtctatcagtaccaaatttggcaagatggtgtatgatgacaaggccccaaaaaacatacatagcatcttgaccttgcgtcaaggtcgcaggggccataaatgttgtctaaaaaacagctatttttcccatttttcccattttctctgaagtttttgagattgaatacctcacctatatatgatatatagggcaaagtaagccccatcttttgataccagtttggtttaccttgcttcaaggtcaaggtcacaggagctcttcaaagttggattgtatacatattttgaagtgaccttgaccctgaactatggaagataactgtttcaaacttaaaaattatgtggggcacatgttatgctttcatcatgagacacatttggtcacatatgatcaaggtcaaggtcactttgacccttatgaaatgtgaccaaaataaggtagtgaaccactaaaagtgacaatatctcatggtagaaagagccaattagcaccattgtacttcctatgtcttgaattaacagctttgtgttgcatgaccttggatgaccttgaccttcacatgtattttggtaggaaaaatgtgtaaagcagttcttatagtgtatgatgtcattgctaggtttagttatttgaccttgaccctgaaggtcaagctcatgtaaaggtcaaggtcaagcatgtgagtcgtatgggctttgcccttcttgttatatttgggtactaagtcgacatataaaccacaATGCCAAATTTCAACTTTCTGCAAGCAGTTGAAAACGAGTTCCCAAATAACCGGCTGGTGTCGAGTtagcttcataagaactgctcaaacaaggaccaataaaagagaaaactgaagaccgtggccttaatcttacaagtttgaagttaaaacaagttttgcaaacaatacatgtgaaagaatgttgtttcacctgaatattaaaaaaaaaagttagtgttcccagaaacttttaTTATATATAGTATATATTCAGACAAGCTTTTTGGGAACGTGGATATGGGGACCTTCTTATGTTTTCATATACCTAATaataacattttccagaatgtctttttatatttgggtactaagtcgacatataaaccacaATGCCAAATTTCAACTTGCTGCAAGCAGTTGAAAACAAGTTCCCAAATAACCAGCTGGTGTCAGAGTCCCCATATCCAATGTAttatgtctatatatatatatatatatatatatatatatatatatatatatatatataataacaataacaataacagtacTGTATTGTCCATCAAAATATTACATAACAATGGAAAATGTTCTTCATTCTTAAGTTATTGTTACACGTGCATGTTACCATTTTTATCTGATAACATAGTTACAGCCACCAACACAACTTTGATTCGCCGTacatgtatgagtgtgtgtgtgtgtgtgtgtgtgtgtgtgtgtgtgtgtgtgtgtgtgtgtgtgtgtgtgtgtgtgtgtgtgtgtgtgtgtgtgtgtgtgtgtgtgtgtgtgtgtgagtggttgtgcgttttttttcttttttcgggGAGTGTTATTCTTATCAATTTCTTTTTAattcttcttattcttatttttttcattAATATTATTtccattgttattttttttatttgtacaatttagtcagtgtgtttgtgtgttcctTTGTTTTTCTAACCGTACTTCTCTCAACTGAAATGTCTTTTTGTGTGACTGGAGTGCTTTCCCTCCCATATTGTAACCCCtacattttggttttgtgctgcttttgtttttgcttctgcttcttgttttcttgtgtATTCGTTGTTCTGAAGAAGCCTCCATATGCGAAAATTCGACTTTGTCGGTGCTGTATCTGTGTTTGTGAGTaccgatttcttttgtttttccactATAATTATGTAGTATTATTTCAAAAGGTTTCCGTTCCgtgacaaaaaaaacaaaagaaattaaataaataaatcggCGTAAGTTTCAAAGAGGGAAAACAAAAGATGGACGTGTAGTTACTTTGAACACAATGACACTTCGAGATCAGCATTTATAGCAAGTTATTAGATAGTGCGTTGACTAAGTCTGAATCGCGGTAtataatgcgcataagaaacggcgtctgctatcaaaacctgagatcaacgcatcgacgcaaaaactgtcattttgtaagtttggaacaacaaatcaaggtcagaacagctatataatcgctattgtattttcagcgtagcaatagggtccgatatttagactcgaacaagtataatgcgacttgtcttcgactcgtcggcattatacttgtctcgtctaaatatcggaccctattgctacacaatagctgttaatgttgaTTCAGTGAAAATGTGTTTCGGCTCGGAAGCCAGGAAGTTACATGGGTGAGTTCATGCACCATATCATATTATATAAAAAGCTGTTATAGCTCTTCAATGGAACGAGTAGGTAAGTAgtttttaaaggtactgaattGTCTGTAACATTGCTCGAATGGTCAGAAGCAGTTATCCAGCTAACTTGTCCTATTAGTGTTTGCTACACTGTTAAGTTTATTTTGGTCTGagaatatttatgtttttgagATTTAGTATGCTGTAGAAAAAAAGCTAATGCTTGCCTCACCCAACAACTGTTTCCAATTGCCCCAACAGTTACACAATTACCTTATAACTACAACAGCATAATTATACAGCAGAAAAAGCATGAATTTCGTTTAACTAAGTGTAACTACAGTTGCAAAGGTCTAACAGCGACAAACCGACACTCCAAATAGTAACGTGTTCATTTGAGATCCGCTCCTGATTAGCGGCAGTCCGGTTTATTATGTAAAATAGAAAAGAGCCTATGAAAGCCTGAAAGGATGTGGCATGGAAGGACTGAATGAAGTGGGGCGGTGGGGGTTGGAAGGAGGGGCATCTGGTTTTCAGACACGTAATCCTTCAACTGTGACAGCCTGCCCATTAACGTATTTTACCTGTCAGAATCGTTtgtcctttttttattttttattgataCCGCTATTCAGTCAAGCATTCCGAGCAGAAGGTAGGGCAACCTTGAATGTCAAGTCCACGCGTACACAAGAAAATAATCGATCATCCTGAGAGAAGTAGACTTCGAGCTGAATATATCATCATTATAtgcattctgatcagtcatcgctcaacggctatcgccagttatctctctgaccggacgctacagtcctacgcgaatctatcaaaataagaatacagagttatctcccatatgtttttcgcgagcactgatctaaatttgagatcagtgttcgcgagacgaaaatgattgcagattggccgacttcgacagtgatctccgttctgttctttacagttatgataaagacatcgttttaaggtcaaaacaagtcgaaattttgggactgctgcctgAAGGAGACCGTagtatatggtttcatcactgtcaactggttacagaaaaaaatcgtctgctccagtgagctccgaaaccaaacggtagattatcacgtgacacttttgccatatttagagttgcacggtttgcacagtaaatacagccgcgaaaaatagctcgcttgaaactgtcttaagcctacatatcaattcctttgtaatttaaaaattacaaaacaccatgaaaaatcattatcgacgatcgcgaatctgttaaatatcaataatacattataaaaagctctaaatatgttaaaaaaaatcggtttccttgccttgccagacaaggaaactcaaggcatcctgtcagggagagaatgagccgaactcattttgacctgaggtcaggatacATTATAGGCACAAAAAAGCTTCAAACCGGATGTGGCTtggccttttctttttttctggtcCTTACAACTGGGGCACGCATGGCGGAAATGAGTTCGCACGTACGCAATTATTCTAGGCGTCCCCGAGGACGCCTAGTAATTGGGATCAAGTAAGCGTTGCCTGTGGACAGGATAACTCTGCGGTTGCCTATGGGACACTGCCACATTTACGTCTTGAGTTACTGCCCTTACTACTATCAAACCGAAACTTCGTCGATAGAGACCTAGGCCAGGGGTGTTATTTATATCGACGGAGTTTCGGGCTGTTGTGCGTGCATAGTACCCGCGTCGGACACGGAGCCGTCTTGGAGCCTctactttttttgttgttgagacaTCGCCTGCAAAAACTCCAGATACATTATTGTGTGATTCTAGGCGTCCccgaattgttgttgttgttgccatagTTTACGTTTAGAGCTACTGCCCATACGCCGAGGCCATGCAAAGGATTCTTTTGAGGCCAGGGGCTACACACGTCTGAAGTCAAAAATCGTGTTGTGTGTTCAAGTGGTCAGTTTTGAGATTTTGACATATTTATACCAAATAATCCTTTCTAATTCAGGTTCAACCGATGTTTTTCACATAAAACACTTATATTATGCAAAATAAAGGGGTTTCAAAACCAACTGtgtcaagaatttattttcattgTGTGTTGAAATGCCAAAAATGCATTTGTTTGACTGTTAGTTACGCCAAATTCTCCCAACCCCGTTCCGACATGACACATACCGTTGGATTCagcattctctcccctttcccgcTGTCATTCTCTCTGTGAATGAACTGCCGAGCACGCTAACTTCCATATAAAGAGGAACGCGTCACTTCGCTACGCCAACTTCCGGCATTTTGGAAATTGGTCATTGCTGTCCGAAGTTCATCGAAAATATCGGAAAACATGGATACAAACGCTCAAGATTTGCAAGATTTAGTGCCAGACAGGACTCCGCTTAATCGGGGAAAACGTTCACGCAAGCAGCAGTGCAGCCAAGGCTCGCTGGCAAGCGAAAAATGCTGACGAGAACACGATCGGCGAAGTTTTGCAAGTGGAGATGCTGATATCTCGAACGATCTGCTTGCTGATGACAACAATGGAATTGTACCTTTACCAGCTGAACAACCGTGTACTGCCAGACGAAAACTGGATGTTATGAAAGACGACGTTGCTGCAGCTGACGAAACGGACAGTGACAAAGAGCGGTGCTTCATTGAGTTGAAAAATTTGAAGTCTCTGTTTTCGGCGGTCGCTTGTGGCGAGTGTGGTGGGACCCTGTCGGTGTGCTTTGGTGACAAGATGGGATATTCAAGAGAAATAAGACTGGCTTGTGAGGTATGTAAACTCATTTTATAATTactatttttttgtattgtgttATTTTGCCTTGTTAGTTATTACCAGCTCTCCCAaactgagtctctctctcttggaatTTTTCTGATTGAGTTtcagttgtcactgtcagtgtgggGGAAAAACTACATAATCTGAAAGCTGTAAGCCCTGTAGATAATAGTATTACAAAGGAAATATATTAGTGATTAGTATCAgtgctctttttctctcccactctctctttctctctctcaaactctctcttgctctctagcttttttgttgtttgttactaatcttttttgttgtttttgtatttacCAGGATTGCACCTTCACGAAGCAGCAGCATTCATGTAGCCGACTTGATGGGAGCAACAACATTACTATGGGGTTTGACGTCAACAACTCCATTGTCATGTGCTTCAACGAGTTAGGATGTGGCGAGGCAGCTCTTCGGAAGTTCTCTGCCATCATGTCGATTCCAGGATTGTCGCACAACACCTATCGGCGTATCTCCAAGAAGGTGGGTGGTGCACACAGAGAGGTGACTGCAAATGTCTTGCAGGCAGCTGTTCAAGCTGTGCATGATGCCAATGCACATGGCGACCCGGACTTTGACAACGGTGACAACAGTGACCAAGGTGGTGACGCAGAGTGTGCAGCTAATGATGGTGACAGCAGCGACTCTGCAA
It encodes the following:
- the LOC138959304 gene encoding uncharacterized protein codes for the protein MKDDVAAADETDSDKERCFIELKNLKSLFSAVACGECGGTLSVCFGDKMGYSREIRLACEDCTFTKQQHSCSRLDGSNNITMGFDVNNSIVMCFNELGCGEAALRKFSAIMSIPGLSHNTYRRISKKVGGAHREVTANVLQAAVQAVHDANAHGDPDFDNGDNSDQGGDAECAANDGDSSDSANVDSDDDSSHSGSTASTARRDSDDEGEGRH